The Fusobacterium sp. FSA-380-WT-3A region ATCTCTTTAATTGCCGATTCTATAAATAAAGCCCATGAAATTATTCCTAATATAATAGTTGTTTTAGAAAATACTGCTGGACAAGGTACGAATATTGGTAGTAATTTTGAAGAAATTGGAAAAATAATTTCAAAAATAAAAGATAAAAATAGAATTGGAGTTTGCATTGATACATGTCATGCTTTAGCTTCTGGATATGAATTAAAAAATGAAATTGGTTATGAAAATACCATGGAAAATTTTGAAAAAAATATAGGTTTTAAGTACTTAAAAGGTGTCCATCTTAATGATGCAATGTTCGACACAGGTTCTAAAAAAGATAGACATGAAAGTATAGGAAAAGGAAAATTGGGAAAAGAATTTTTTATTAGATTTATGAATGATGAAAGATTTGATAATATTCCTATCATTTTAGAAACTATTGATAGTAATATATGGAAACAAGAAATCGAATATTTATATAGCTTAGTAAAAGACTAATTATTAATATTAAATAGAAAATATATTCTATATCTAATTTTAGATTTTAGTATAATTTATTATAATAAAATTAATTTTAATTATTTTATATCATATAAAAAAGTACGATTCTTATTGTACTTTTTTATTTATTAACTTAGAAATTAAATTGTATTTAAAAAATTTTACTAAGTTAATATATTTTAAATGATTTAGAAATATGATAATAAAATCTTTTAAATTTTAAAAAGAAGTATTAAATAAAAAAATAGGGATTATTAATTTAAAAATAAGAAAAGGACTAAATTTCTTTAGTCCTTTTTTATCTCTAATAATTTTTATTATTATTTGATAATTTCTGAAACAACTCC contains the following coding sequences:
- the nfo gene encoding deoxyribonuclease IV is translated as MKKINKFIGAHVSTQGGVSNSFINANNIGAKAFALFTKNQRRWESKPLEKEEIKKFKDFLEISEISVEHILPHNSYLQNLGNPNEEKRQKSLDSFIDEMERCNLLGLKYINIHPGSHLNEITTDECISLIADSINKAHEIIPNIIVVLENTAGQGTNIGSNFEEIGKIISKIKDKNRIGVCIDTCHALASGYELKNEIGYENTMENFEKNIGFKYLKGVHLNDAMFDTGSKKDRHESIGKGKLGKEFFIRFMNDERFDNIPIILETIDSNIWKQEIEYLYSLVKD